One segment of Monomorium pharaonis isolate MP-MQ-018 chromosome 6, ASM1337386v2, whole genome shotgun sequence DNA contains the following:
- the LOC118646363 gene encoding golgin subfamily A member 6-like protein 6 — MAEGVRRERSDSVGSASSTEDQLKRKRELLGRDSLERDRGLADIFKRSKKVMRSSEGKEGGSVEEEVWKTMLKEIRVELGEGLRQLSKEIKEVADNQKEIIKMEIEELKEELKRREECWQKERRELREELKKLERAEEMKKERRNVEEGEEKQKETKGATVMEERVKQMEKLWEGREREERRRNIVIKGLKEKGEDRSGEIKEIMKEIGVEMKKAEGGRIWIEEDLSWEERRIRWKLKQIAAKEGAKEASVWISKGKLRINGVWWWWDEAKEELRDGRGRKWVKREEGVEQIGDKEERGNEGQGKGERKN; from the exons ATGGCAGAGGGAGTGAGAAGGGAGAGAAGTGACAGCGTGGGCAGCGCGAGTAGTACGGAAGATCAgctgaaaagaaagagagagttacTAGGAAGAGACTCGTTAGAGCGGGATAGAGGGTTAGCAGACATATTTAAAAGGAGCAAGAAAGTGATGAGATCGTCGGAAGGGAAGGAAGGGGGAAGCGTGGAAGAGGAGGTTTGGAAGACAATGTTAAAGGAAATAAGAGTGGAGTTGGGGGAGGGATTGAGACAGCTAAgtaaagagataaaagaagTGGCGGACaatcaaaaagaaataataaaaatggaaatagaAGAGTTAAAAGAAGAGCtgaagagaagagaggaatGCTGGCaaaaggagagaagagaaCTGAGAGAAgagttgaaaaaattagaacgAGCGGAAGAAATGAAGAAGGAGAGGAGGAATGTGGAAGAAGGGGAAGAGAAGCAGAAAGAGACAAAAGGGGCAACAGTGATGGAGGAGAGAGTAAAACAAATGGAAAAGTTATgggagggaagagagagagaggagaggagaaggaATATTGTGATAAAAGGACTGAAAGAGAAAGGAGAAGACAGGAGCGGAGAAATTAAAGAGATAATGAAGGAAATTGGAGTGGAGATGAAA aaagctGAGGGAGGAAGAATTTGGATTGAGGAGGATCTGTCGTGGGAGGAGAGGAGGATAAGATGGAAGCTGAAGCAGATAGCAGCAAAAGAAGGAGCTAAAGAAGCCAGCGTCTGGATAAGCAAaggaaaattaagaataaatggAGTATGGTGGTGGTGGGATGAGGCAAAGGAAGAATTAAGAGATGGTAGGGGAAGGAAATGGGtgaagagagaggagggagtgGAGCAAATTGGAGACAAAGAAGAAAGAGGGAATGAAGGACAGGGAAAAGGAGAGAGGAAGAATTGA